The following DNA comes from Occultella kanbiaonis.
TCCTGCGGCTCGTCCTGCGCGAGGAGCGGCCCACCTCCGGTGCCGTCTTCGTGGCTGGCCGGGACCTGTCCAGGATCTCCCAGTGGAAGGTGCCGCACCTGCGCCGCCAGATCGGCACCGTGTTCCAGGACTTCCGGCTGCTCAACAACAAGTCGGTGTTCGACAACGTCGCGATCGCCCTGCAGGTGATCGGCAAGCCGCGCCACCATGTGATGACCACCGTGCCCGAGACTCTCGAGATGGTCGGCCTCGGCGGCAAGGAGAAGCGGCTCCCGCACGAGCTCTCCGGTGGTGAGCAGCAGCGGGTGGCGATCGCCCGGGCGTTCGTGAACCGGCCCGCGATCCTGCTGGCCGACGAGCCGACCGGGAACCTCGACCCGACCACCTCCGTGGGGATCATGCGCCTGCTCGACCGCATCAACCGGACCGGCACCACCATCGTGATGGCCACCCACGACGACGAGATCGTCGACCAGATGCGCAAGCGGGTGGTCGAGCTCGTGGACGGGCAGATGGTCCGCGACCAGGCGCGCGGCGTCTACGGCGCGGAACGGTAGGGCCGGCTGATGCGCGTACGTTTCGTGCTCTCGCAGATCGGGAACGGTCTGCGACGCAACATGGCGATGGCCACCTCCGTGGTGCTCGTGACCTTCATCTCTCTGAC
Coding sequences within:
- the ftsE gene encoding cell division ATP-binding protein FtsE, whose amino-acid sequence is MIRLEKVSKVYARGARPALDRISMEVERGEFVFLVGASGSGKSTFLRLVLREERPTSGAVFVAGRDLSRISQWKVPHLRRQIGTVFQDFRLLNNKSVFDNVAIALQVIGKPRHHVMTTVPETLEMVGLGGKEKRLPHELSGGEQQRVAIARAFVNRPAILLADEPTGNLDPTTSVGIMRLLDRINRTGTTIVMATHDDEIVDQMRKRVVELVDGQMVRDQARGVYGAER